Part of the Haliotis asinina isolate JCU_RB_2024 chromosome 8, JCU_Hal_asi_v2, whole genome shotgun sequence genome is shown below.
TGAAGGGAAggttttcatatgttttgtatttgttcAACATTGTTCTGGTCTTCAGTGTGCCTGCTGATGTGAAGATGATAAGGAAATTCTCACTGATTGAACCTATGATGTTACctgcagcagcaacatcaaAAGGTTTAAAGATGTCAGTTTTTATTTCTCGAACTAATTCCCCATTGTTTTTGAAGACTTTTATCTTCTTATTGGCCAGGTCTGATACAACAAGTCCAAGTCTAAAACCATATGCCATTCCTTTGATGTCAGGAATCTTTAAGTCCGATTTAATTCTTGCATTAAATTTGCTCTGAAATTTGAAATCGATCTTTGCAGAGTCGGGTTGGCCAAGAGTACAAGTGAGAGAAGTACTGTCATCTTGTGTTGATCCTGGCACTGGTTTGTCCGTGTGAACCTCGTCATTTTCTATCATCTTTTCTTTCTGTTGATTAATTTGTCTTAAAAGTTGTTGCAGTCTTTCTGTGATGATAGGTTCCATCATCAGAACCTCATCATCCTTGGCCTTCTCCAGCATGAGGTCACAGAAGGCCAGACAGCTGCCTAAAACAGTCTTCTGTTGTAACACCTTCTGTAGTCTGCTCGCCTGTTCCTTCTCGCCAGCTTCCATGTCGTCTGTCAGTTGTTTCAAGGAAGCATATTTCCTTGCATTTACTTTGTCAATCTCATGTTTTGCATGTTCTTCAACAAGTAGTACCTTTGCCTTTTCTTTCAATTCGAGACCATTTTTCAAAGATAACAGTTCGTTTTCTTGTTTTGATATCGTGTTTAGATTTTCACGAACAGTGGGCAGCTCTGCTGTTATCTCGGATCTAATGCGCCGCACAGCCTCTGAGATCGGTTTCATGCTGTGGTCCCTATGGTTGATTAGAGCACAGGAtatacaaacaggatcagaGCATAACTCACAGAAGTATTCCATGTGCATGTCGGGATGATGCTGGCAAACGATTCTCTGCAACTCTCTGATCCTTGAATCGTATTTTCCTTCTTGCAGGTCACCGAGAGTGACGACCTGGTGTTCTAGCGTTTGTGAGGAAGCATTGTGACCCCTAGAACATGCTGAACATAGAAAGTCTCCACAGTCCAGACACTTCCCCGCTGCTGCGGAGATTCTGCCTCGCAAACTGCAAGGAGTGCACTTACATTCAATGGAAGTtttacatttcagtaattcagtGAGTCCATCAATAAAAATGTTGTTGTTCTCAAAACTGGTTTTAGTGAAGGGTTCATGGCACTGTGGACAGAGCAGGGACCTCTGTGACGACTTGGCTGATTCGGTGTGTGTGCACAGGCATTGGAGACAGAAGGTATGGAGGCAAGGCAGGATTCTGGGATATGTGAACATCCCGCGGCAGATACCACAGGAAAGGAGGTCATCTTGACCTGAATCAGTCTCTGACTGACAGAGTAACGCAGCCATGCTACCTGAAAAATTGAAAACGTCCCTGAAGAGATTGCCGATAGAAAAACAAAGTGTGAAGCGATATTCTCTTACCCCgcaggcctaccatacaaacggtgaacaaatcatcaaaactcatatacaccaaaaacAGAACACAAATCACCCCAACTGCAACAATATCCTCTTATACAGAAACACGCCCTCTGTAACGATAAAGTAgtcgtttgaaatggaaacaaaactcgcgTATCAGCTAAAACAGCGCCCAAGAACGGGTCGCCGAGCGCACAAAACGGCAGCCACTGCAACCCGAAACGGCAAAGATTGCATCCTGAAacggcataaatatcatcaaagatgcCGGTGAGAGGAGACGAACAGGCTGTAGTTGATAACGGTTTTCGTCACCATGAGTCTAATCTTCAAAATCTGATATTGGGATGTAGTGCATCAACACCCTATTGTAGTAAGCGTCAAACCTACAAACGtcaccgtttgtatggtaggcctgcCATGGTGCGCTACGTGTTGTGGTACAAGGCCCTTGGTTCGGTCCGTTTCGATTCGGGTTATGAGATgtgatcataatgcagaaaattgaCAACAAGAGCCAAACCTGAGGTTGTTTAATAACATGGAAAAAATATAACCATAATCTTTGTTATTTGGAATGAACAAAAATGTCGTTTTATGACAGAAAAACGGTACAAAAACCGAAAATACCTTCTTTGGGTAATTCCAAATCTTTGGATTGCATTATAGTATACCAGACCCAAGGCAAAATACCGCGGTTCTACCAATACTGCGCTATATCGTTTCACCATTAAGAAAAACAAGGCCTACAGTTTCCATAAGACATCTGATAAAAGAGTCGATGGTAAGATTCCAACACTCTGGTGACCGTGTGTTTGGTGGTTACGGAATGGAATGGAAACACGACTGGAAAAGGAATGTGTTCCTTGATTTCTTTTTTCGCCTAAAATATCATAATACggtaaaactgtaaatacaaATTGAACAAAAAAATATGAGGTGTCACATGGCCATTCATGCATCCAAGGTCAAAGGTAGAAACATAGACATAATATCGCGAGTCTCTTCGGGCACTTGTCAGTAGTCATGGCTACCATATTGTCACTGTTGTCGAGGATCAGGACAACTTGGTAAACGTTAAAGCGAATGTTACTGAAAAAAACTACATGTGAAATTTATATTTCTGGACGTCAAAATCAACGTTTAAGTCAAAAGTTTGAATATGGTACCTCCGTACGCGTGCAATAATAATCCATCACAATGGACATCTGTTGTACCCCCCACCTCTCCCTACAGATCTGTTTTTAAAGCATGCGGATTTAAGTTATGCTTTCGATATATTCTGTAGATTCTTTATTCTAAGAGGCACTGACGTATAGCCATTATCGTACGTTTCAAAGACAGTCATACGACTCTTGTCCTACGATATTCAAATACAATTGAGACCACATTTAATGAAATCAGTTTAGGTCTTCAAATCTCTTCAAAGCAGCAGAGGGGACAAGAACATCAGACGCATTAATAcgctcactgactgactgactcactcaatgactgactcactcactcgcgctCGCCCTctcgctctctcactcactcgctcacccaccCAACAccccactcagtcactcactcacctatccgCGGAGATCTGGTTAGTACACGTcatcagcaatccatgcttgtcgtaagaggcgactgacgggatcagcTGGactggcttgctgacttggctcaTGTATGTCTTCGCATTCCATGTGGCAGtgggatgctcatgatgtcaaccactggcTTGTCGGATCCATATTTTAGTCTTTACATATCACATATGGAACGGTACTCACTCTCTGGATTCAACGGTGCAATATGTCCAGTTTTTGTTGACGAGTGAAGGCGGGTCAAATTGTCTTCTAAACGGATTTACTGCATCCAAGCCCGATTGCGCAACCAGTCTACCCCGCGTGTATATCGATTGCACACGTCAGACACACGGGAATGTATAATTCAAGCTGCATTCGTGCTGGTCACATGCTTCTTGTCCACAGTGCGAGTACCTACCAGTCGGAGTCCAAGGTAACCTGATAAATATCAGTTCATTGTCTACACCTAAAGGGCAAACAAACACTCAGTTGCAGTAAATACCGCTACCAAATAAATGCTGCATGTGACGTTGGACAACAAAGATACAGTTCCATGATAATGCTCTTCCGCTCAACGCCAACAGTTGAGcaatgaaagggagataactcttacaCCCGGAAGTGTTTTAATGTTGTGTTGGTTACCGAAAAGACTTTCCCCATAGACATCTACTCCAACGTtatatctttaaaaaatattcatcagccattccatgtaaacatgggtacaatttggcAATACAGCAAAAACACAAATTATTATCTTAAACTAATCTTCTCAAACATGTCCTGACAGGTAGCTGAACGCATCAACACCAGTTTCACACCAAAAAAGTTaatacttgaaaatatctgtacatacatattattatgataatatAAATGTTCCATTAAACACTTAAAATTGTGGCcagtttaattactggatggatgtgcatTTAAACAAATCCCCATAAATGGTTCCATTATGCACTAATATAAGAAGTTATCCAGAGCTCGTTAAGTATTGGGCATCACCAGTAAAGCAGTGTTAACAGGCTGGGCATCACCAGTAAAGCAGTGATAACAGGCTGGGCATCACCAGTAAAGCAGTGTTAATAGGCTGGGCATCACCAGTAAAGCAGTGTTAACAGGCTGGGCATCACCGGTAAAGCAGTGATAACAGGCTGGGCATCACCAGTAAAGCAGTGTTGATAGGCTGGGCATCACCAGTAAAGCAGTGTTAATAGGCTGGGCATCACCGACAAAGCAGTGTTAACAGGTTGGGCATCACCGACAAAGCAGTGTTAACAGACTGGGCATCACCGATAAAGCAGTGTTAATAGGCTGGGCATCACCAGTAAAGAAGTGTTAATAGGCTGGGCATCACCAGTAAAGCA
Proteins encoded:
- the LOC137294582 gene encoding E3 ubiquitin-protein ligase TRIM56-like, producing MAALLCQSETDSGQDDLLSCGICRGMFTYPRILPCLHTFCLQCLCTHTESAKSSQRSLLCPQCHEPFTKTSFENNNIFIDGLTELLKCKTSIECKCTPCSLRGRISAAAGKCLDCGDFLCSACSRGHNASSQTLEHQVVTLGDLQEGKYDSRIRELQRIVCQHHPDMHMEYFCELCSDPVCISCALINHRDHSMKPISEAVRRIRSEITAELPTVRENLNTISKQENELLSLKNGLELKEKAKVLLVEEHAKHEIDKVNARKYASLKQLTDDMEAGEKEQASRLQKVLQQKTVLGSCLAFCDLMLEKAKDDEVLMMEPIITERLQQLLRQINQQKEKMIENDEVHTDKPVPGSTQDDSTSLTCTLGQPDSAKIDFKFQSKFNARIKSDLKIPDIKGMAYGFRLGLVVSDLANKKIKVFKNNGELVREIKTDIFKPFDVAAAGNIIGSISENFLIIFTSAGTLKTRTMLNKYKTYENLPFTYSLAAAEHVGFVVGNSPGDNRLRLFGLDGTFTRYVNCRTRPPLASLSVTPAGDIVVSEWGSGSLRSLSKDGRDKWRSEKYDSGWRPRGNCVSTLGTIFVADFDWGGVCVFSIDGTNTVDYNTVGDGLRKPSYVAANENRLLFMGDQKGEVYVYQI